The Fulvivirga maritima genome segment GAAATTTATAAAGGCGTATTCTCACAAGCCGTAATAGAACTAAACAGCAAAGGAGCTGATAAGTGGCTAAGTGATATTAGAAAACAAGGCGTAGTGGGCCCTTCTAACACCAAATGGCTTCAGGAAGAAATACTGCCAAGAGCGGTTAAAGCCGGATTGCGCAAAATTGCCATTGTAGTAGAAAAAGACATTTTCAAAAAGTTTTATATTGATAATGTAAAAACTACCATGAGTGAAACTGCCGAAATGCACTATTTTGACAATGATGAAGAAGCCAGAAAATGGTTAAATAGCTAATAGCTACCCAAATACCTACTGTGGAATACCGATTTTAATTCTGTTAAAATCGGTATGAGACTCTATAGCTTCTAATAAGGTGCCAAAACCTATAGAGTGCATATGCACTTTTATCTTATTGTTATTGCTAATGATTTTCAATTCTAGCGATACTTTACCAAAAGAAACATCCTGAATATCAGACCACTCTATAGCCTTGGTTTTACCCAGCATGGTGCGCTGCTCTACGCCTGCATCTTTTATTATTAAGCGGAAATTCAAGCCCATTAACAATAACGGCACCGCTAAACCCAATATCAACACTACTGTAAACAGCAAAGCAAACGGACTCTCTGGTTCATGGTTGATTAAGCCATATACCAACACGGCCACAGCTCCAAATACTGCTAACAGCCCAACTATTAAATAGAAAATAGGCAATTTCAATATGACATTACCCTTGTCATCCACCTTAGGCTGCTTCTTAGATGCTGACATTAAAAACATCATGATTATTAAGACAACTACAGGGATGGCATAGGTAGAGATATCCATAATGGTTTGATAGTAAGAGAGATAAAGATTTAAGTGTTTAGATACAGTAAATATATAACTTTTTTTACATAATATATCATATCGCTGATTACTAAAATGTTAAGCTTATCCTAATTCTCAATATACAGGCCTTCAACCCCACTTTAATCGAAAAGTGAATTCATCAAGTAATAAAAAGCTAAATAATTGATTTTAATTACTACAAGATTCGCAGTATTGATCTTTCAATTTTGCATTTGATAGAAGCTGAAAAGTAATGCCCCCTTCCAGAGAACTATTGAACAGCTGGCAAAACCTCTCAGGGTTCTTATTTGAAGCATTAATAAGCAGGGATCTATAACTAGGAGAATTGATTAATTTAGGATCAACAATGGTAAGGTTGATGTAGAAAAAGAGAAGGTCTTCTGAAGTATCAATCTGATTAATGTAAGGCTTCATTATAGAAACTGCCAAGGGATATTGCTGAAAACTCACAAAATACTTGGCCATACTTAAGGCATCAGCTTCAGACAGATCATGAGATGAATAAATGTCATAAATAGTTCTGAGCATATCGTTTTTCTCCTTATATCTACGCTCATAATTCAACTTATCACTTTTTATGATTCCATAGTTAATTTGCAGCCTATCTACCAAAGATTTCTCAAGTGAAGATTTACTTAATTTCTTTATTCTGCCTAGGATTTGATTTTCATCTAAAGTAGGATCACTATAAGCAAAAATCTCCAGCTGCAATGCCACCAGGTTATATAAAACACGCGGATTTTCTGGTATTAATTGATATAGCTTTTCAAATTCATCTAAAGCATAATAAATATTTTGAGGAGCAAAAGTGCGCTTAAATACCAACTTATTATTGATCACAGGGCCAAAGAAACTGGTTTGAGGTACTTCGAGCTTATCAATAAGGCTTTCAGGCATACTTTGGCTTTGAATGTAGTAAAATGCAGCCTTCTGTATGGCCAGCGCTGCTTCCAAATTTTCCTGCTTCACGGCTTCATTAAACAATGATATAGCCTGCTCTTCGCTTTCAAATTGATAGGTCGCTTTCTTTTCTAAGGTCATATATAAAATGGCCTTTCTATGTTTACTTAATATGGGCTCTAAGCGCTCAAGCACCTTTTCATTTTTGAGTTGCTCTTTGATGTTGCCCTTATTCATATTCTCCCATGACCGGAATGGAGTATCTTGAATATCAGTAAAAAAATCTACCCAGTTTTCTGCTGTCTTTATTTCGATATTAAGATCGTGCTCTTGTAGCTCTGCGAGTGCACTGGCTATAGAGTTAGCCCTTTTCTGCTGTAACTCCTCATTCACCTCCCGAGAGCCCTCTATGGAGGTATAAGCCTCTATGGTAAGCTGTTTTATGTCATAGTCATATAATTGCAGAGAATCATAAATGGGTTTGATATCTGCCGGATCATATACTGACTTGCTCTTCTCAAAAGGAATCTCAAACTTAAACTGCTTATTTAAGCTAATAGCCTTATCTATAACATTGGTGTTCTGCAAGGTATCTACAAACAGGCCCATGTCTAGCAGTTCCCATTTAGCTCCTTCAATATTAAAAAACCATTGATAATAGCATAAATAATGATCTTGCAGAAATAGAATATTAAACTCAAGCTCCTGATTTCGGTAGGTGGTGGGAATGGTGCCGACCTTAATTTTTAAAAAGCTATCTTCAGAATAAAGGGCGCTGGCCAGAAGTTCCTTTTTATATAATGGAGGCAAGAGATAGCCTCTGTACATTGATGATTTATCAAAATGATTTTTAGAATCGCATCTAAATTGCTTCTTGGATATAATATCAATGGCTATACCATCACCATTGCTACCCATTAAATTAACAAACCATTCGGCATCAGTACATAGAAAGTAAATATCATTACCTTCCGCCATCACACCAAATTCTACCTCCACAGCCTTAGAGGTAATCATGTTATTACACTCAGCACATTTTTTTTCATAATTATCTCCTGCCGATTTTATATCATAGGGAGCATCTCGCTGAGCATAAAGAGGGCTGATTATCAAACCTAAAAAAGAAATAATGGCAAGCGTTCTTGTTTTCATTATCAAATCAGCCCTTAATATTTTATTGGAATCCTATTTTTCCTCCTCTCCACCCTTTGGTTTCAAGGCTCTTAGCAGACTCCAGTACTTTATCTTTCAATTGCTTTTTATATTTAGCAAGATTATCGGCCACCTTATCATCAAAGGCACCAATCATCTCTGCAGCTAAGATACCGGCATTTTTTGCTCCATCTAACGCCACAGTAGCCACAGGTATGCCACCTGGCATCTGTAAAATAGATAATACAGAATCCCAGCCATCAATAGAGTTACTGGACTTAACAGGCACACCTATTACCGGTAGGGTAGTCATAGAAGACACCATCCCAGGTAAGTGAGCGGCTCCGCCTGCACCAGCAATAATTACTTTAAGACCTTTGTCTCTGGCTCCTTCAGCATAACTCACCATTCGCTCTGGCGTACGGTGGGCAGAAACAATGGTAAGTTCATATTCCACCTCCAGTTCTTCTAATATTTCAGCAGCCTCCTTCATCACTTTTAGGTCTGACTGGCTACCCATAATAATTCCTACTTGCGCCTTACTCATTGTTATCTATGCTTTTACTTTTAATGTATTTTTAACGAAATCAACTTTTTCTTTAAGCAGTTCTACATCTGCTTCCACTATGGTTACATGCCCCATTTTGCGAAATGGCTTAGTGATCTTTTTTCCATATAAATGTACATGAACACCTTTTGTAGCTATAGTTTCATCTAACCCTTCGTACTTGGCTATACCGGTAAATCCTTCCTCGCCCAATAAATTTACCATAGCTGAAGGTAAAACCAAATCAGTATTACCTAAAGGTAGATTAAAAATGGCCCTCAGGTGCTGCTCATATTGTGAGGTGAAATTAGCTTCTATAGTTTGATGACCGCTATTATGGGGCCTTGGTGCTATCTCATTAACCAATACCTCATCATCTTGAGTAACAAACATTTCTACCGCTAAAAGACCTACCATATCCAACTCTTTGATCACCTCTGTAGCGATAGCTTTTGCCTTTTTATCCACTTCATCAGCAATTTCTGCCGGAGCAAAAAGGTATTCCACCAAATTAGCTTCCGGGTGAAAAACAAGTTCCACCACAGGAAAGGTGTTTATATCTCCCTTTTCATTTCGAGCTACTATTACAGCTATTTCTTTCTTAAAATTGATCAACTTCTCAAGCAAACTAGGTGCTTCAAAGGCCTTTTTTAAATCATCTTCAGTACGTAATATCTGCACCCCACGACCATCATAGCCTTCTTTGCCCAACTTATTAACTGCAGGCAGAAAATCAGCGTTCTGTTGTACGGCCTCTTTCGTATCTGTAAGTATAAAGTCAGCCGTAGGTATTCCTTTATCTTTATAAAACTGCTTTTGTACCCTTTTATCTTGTATAAGCTCTATCACCTCTGGCTGAGGAAATACTTTTTTCCCTTCTGCCTGCAGCTTTTTCAAAGCTTCTACATTTACGCTTTCAATCTCGATACTGATAATATCCAGATCCTTACCGAAATTATAAACCGTATCATATTCTTTCAATGAACCCACGGTGAAAGTGCTTGCCACATTTTTACATGGTGCATTTTCATCAGGATCCAGAATATGAATATCAATATTAAAATCTAAAGCAGATTGTATAAGCATACGACCCAACTGGCCTCCTCCGAGTATGCCTAATTTTTGTGTTTGAACTGATGCGGACATGCCGTTTCTCTGTTATTTTTGTTTACTTCCTATTACTTCTACCGACTGAATAACAGTACCTACCTCTACTTGGTGTACCACCTCCATGCCATCGGTCACTTGTGCAAATATAGTATATCTGCCATCTAAATGTGGAGTAGGAGAATGAGTAATAAACCACTGCGTGCCTTCTGTATCTTTACCAGCAGAGGCCATACCCACCGATCCTTCCTGATACCGAAGATTGGCCATCTCAGAACGAATAGAATAATTTTCTCCGCCATAACCATCTCCTCGGTTACAGCCGCCTTGAACCACGAAGTTAGGGACTACCCTATGAAAATTTTTGCCATTGAAATACCCGCTTTTTGCCAGTTGCACAAAATTAGCCACTGAACCAGGGGCCTCATTAACCAAAAACCTCATAGTAATATCACCTTTATCTGTTTTCACTAAAACTTCCTGATTTTGAGGTAGGTCCTTAATCAGATCCCAGTCTATAGGGTGATTAAATTCATTTACAGTCACAGGCACTTCATCCTTCCCTTCAAAGTAAGCAATGGTTTTATTTAAGACTTGCAGTGCCTCATTGTCTTTAGGCAGAGAAAGCTTTGATTTAGCTGTGTAAAGAAAATTGATACTATCATATTCTTCCTTAAAATGATAAGTAGTGTCAGAAAAAAGCGTGGAAGTAATAGCCACCATAGCAATATCTCCGGTTTCCATTGCTTGCTTAAAAATATCAGCAAACGCAGGTTTTAGCTCATCAGGAAATGAGGGTTGCATTCTTAAAGATGCCAATGCTTCCATGCCAGCAGTGGAAATAGCCGGATGCTCTGCTGCAAAGGTTTTGGTGATAATGTACTCATACCCTTTCAGATAATCTGACAGTGCTGTTAATAAAGCAGCTTTAAAATATGGATTGTCACTACTTTCATACTGCTCTTTTATTTGTCTGAAAATATCTGATTTGCTATCGGTTATTTTCAAGGCTGTGCCGAGCAATGTTGCTTTTACTCTCCAGTTAGCCGCCTTTAATGCTGCTTCCGTAATATAAACTTCATCTGAAGAATCTGCCTTTTCATAAATCAGATCTGCGGCCGTAATAGCCACATTAACATTTTTATCAGTCAGTCCATTATACAAGGCCACTTTTATATCTTCGTAGTCATAATTATACAGTACTCTCAAGGCATTTACCTTAACACGGTAGTCATTATCTCCTATAATCTCTTTAGACAAAAGCTCCACTACATCTTTGGTAGTAATATTTTTAAGAGCAGCTGCAAGAGCCATTTTCACATTCTCTGATTGATCTCTGGTAAATGCTGAAACAATGGTCTTTTTATATTTATTTAAATCCAAGCCCTGAGTTCTTGCCAAATAATGAGCCGCTCCCAAACGAGTAAGATAAGAATTACCACTATCTAAAAGGTTTACCGCCCACTCGGTAGTAACACCATCATGCACGCTCCTGAGTCCTGCTCTATACAAGCCCCAAGCCAGGCCTTGCTTAATATCATCATCAATAGGACGCTTATACAAAAGTTCAATCTGAGGTTGTGTTACCACTTTACCCAAAGCCTCTAAAAGCTCATTTTTCACCATTACGCTATCTTCTCCACTAAGGGCCTGGGCCAAAAGTTTAACTGAACTGCTATCATAAGTCTGCCCCAAGGCATAAGCGGCGGCCTTCCTTACTTTGGCATTATCATCATTAAGCACAACACCCAATTTGGGTATAGCCATACTATCTTGCACAGAGCCGAAGGCCTCAGCGGCCAGCTCTCGATATTTTGGATTATCGCTATCCAGGTAAGCGAGTAAAGCTTCAGTATCACGCCTATCCGCCAGGTCGTAGATCTCTACTATAGTAGAATCAGAAAACAGGTTAGCATGGGTAACAGGCTTCTGTACTGTAGATTCACAGGCGGCTATACACATGATAGCTCCAAGTAGCCATAATAAGGATAAGTTTTTAGTTGACACAGGTAATAATGGTAATTGGTGAATTATCAAATATACAAATTCTCAATTTTACCCATAATGAAGATGGTTAAGCGGCAGTGGAATGTTAAGAAAGGCCTTCCTCAAGCTAACCTGCTAACATTGTTATTTTAATATCCAGTATTTACAATACTCAGAATTCATGCAAATAAATAACCTATTGAAGCTCGTAACCTGTTCATATTTAAGTAATAAACAATTATTTCCTATATCAGTAAAGAAAAACCCTCATTATAAGATTCATATATCAATAACAATTCTGGGAATTATAGCATGAGATTAAACATTAGGCCCGCTTTTTCACTTATCATATCTATAATTAACTGATTTTGTACATGGGCTTACTCATTATATATCTGCTATTAGCAATACTCATTTCCTTTCTATGCTCAGTGCTGGAGGCTGTCTTACTTTCTATTACACCTTCCTATATAGCCTCTTTAAAAGAAAAAGGCAAATATGCTTTGAGTGAAAAGCTTGGTAAAATGAAAGATGAAATAGACAAGCCCCTTGCTGCCATCCTTTCTTTTAACACCATAGCACACACTGTAGGGGCAGCAGGAGTAGGAGCTCAAGCAGCCATTGTATTTGGAGACGAATATCTGGGAGTGGTATCTGCTGTACTTACTATTCTCATTTTAATTTTTTCAGAAATAATACCGAAAACTATAGGGGCAAATTATTGGAAGTCTCTGGGCAGGTTCACTGCTTCAACACTGAAAGTTCTTATCTTCCTCATGTACCCGCTAGTGCTTTTGTCTCAAGGCATAACAAAATTACTTTCTAATGACGAAGTTAAATCTTCTATCAGCCGAGATGAAGTTTCTGCCATGGCAGATATAGGACACAAAGAAGGCATCTTTCAGGAAATGGAATCTCGAATGCTTAAAAACATGGTGAGATTCAGAAATATTACCGCCGAAGACATAATGACCCCAAGAACAGTAATGATAATGGTCAGAGAAAGCCATACCATCTTAAACCTGTATAAGAATAAAGATTTTTCAAAATTTTCCAGGATTCCGGTCTTTTCTGAAAACCGAGATGACATTACCGGTTATGTACATAAAAATGATGTACTCACCGAGATGGCAGAAGATAATCATGAAAAAAAACTTTATGAAATAAAAAGAGACATTACCATGATCTCAAAAGATATTCGGCTGCCTGTTTTGTTAGATCAATTTCTGGAAAGCAAAGAGCATATTGCACTGGCCACCGATAGGTATGGAGGGGTTTCCGGACTGCTCACCATGGAAGATGTAATGGAAACTTTACTAGGCGAAGAAATCATGGATGAGTATGATAATGTGGAAGATATGCAAGAGTATGCCAGGATAAGATGGAAAAAAAAGGGCCATGAAACTCGGCATAATTGAAGAGCAACAGTCACCGGATAATAATAGCGAAGACGCAGAAGAAGTAGTACAGTTTGGCATTACAGGAGGGCAGCCTCCACATGAAGAAAATAACGAAGACGAAGAATCGAAAGAAGCTTAATCTTCAAGAACTTCTTACATGTTATTAATTTTTTAATGCAAAAAATTCCCAAGGTTTAAGAGACTTTTATACTTTTACTCATCTATAGCGGGTTACAATACTTACTTTTTTGCTATTATTACCTATGAAAGGTTTAAAGTTTCTACTTTACATTTTTATTCTTGTCTTACTGGTTGTCCTATTTCTAATTCCTTTTTATTATAGTGATATCAGTACATTGATATCAGACATCAATAATGGACAGCAAACACTTTCCTCTGTTTGGGAACGAACAACAGGGTATTTTGCCAATGTAGACAGCTGGAATATTCTTGGCTTCTTCTTTTTGGCTGCCACCATTTTGGTAATACACAGTGTTGTAGACCATTTTGTGCTTTATAAACTGGATAAGTTTTATTCAGGTACTTTTTTTCTGGATGGTTTACTATGGATGGCCAAAAGACTACTAAGCTTAGTTTTTACTACACTAC includes the following:
- a CDS encoding STAS/SEC14 domain-containing protein translates to MELRNDAFASIVFEKDMNAIVVVWKKIPSEEIYKGVFSQAVIELNSKGADKWLSDIRKQGVVGPSNTKWLQEEILPRAVKAGLRKIAIVVEKDIFKKFYIDNVKTTMSETAEMHYFDNDEEARKWLNS
- a CDS encoding PH domain-containing protein, whose protein sequence is MDISTYAIPVVVLIIMMFLMSASKKQPKVDDKGNVILKLPIFYLIVGLLAVFGAVAVLVYGLINHEPESPFALLFTVVLILGLAVPLLLMGLNFRLIIKDAGVEQRTMLGKTKAIEWSDIQDVSFGKVSLELKIISNNNKIKVHMHSIGFGTLLEAIESHTDFNRIKIGIPQ
- the purE gene encoding 5-(carboxyamino)imidazole ribonucleotide mutase; the protein is MSKAQVGIIMGSQSDLKVMKEAAEILEELEVEYELTIVSAHRTPERMVSYAEGARDKGLKVIIAGAGGAAHLPGMVSSMTTLPVIGVPVKSSNSIDGWDSVLSILQMPGGIPVATVALDGAKNAGILAAEMIGAFDDKVADNLAKYKKQLKDKVLESAKSLETKGWRGGKIGFQ
- a CDS encoding 5-(carboxyamino)imidazole ribonucleotide synthase; amino-acid sequence: MSASVQTQKLGILGGGQLGRMLIQSALDFNIDIHILDPDENAPCKNVASTFTVGSLKEYDTVYNFGKDLDIISIEIESVNVEALKKLQAEGKKVFPQPEVIELIQDKRVQKQFYKDKGIPTADFILTDTKEAVQQNADFLPAVNKLGKEGYDGRGVQILRTEDDLKKAFEAPSLLEKLINFKKEIAVIVARNEKGDINTFPVVELVFHPEANLVEYLFAPAEIADEVDKKAKAIATEVIKELDMVGLLAVEMFVTQDDEVLVNEIAPRPHNSGHQTIEANFTSQYEQHLRAIFNLPLGNTDLVLPSAMVNLLGEEGFTGIAKYEGLDETIATKGVHVHLYGKKITKPFRKMGHVTIVEADVELLKEKVDFVKNTLKVKA
- a CDS encoding peptidylprolyl isomerase; translation: MSTKNLSLLWLLGAIMCIAACESTVQKPVTHANLFSDSTIVEIYDLADRRDTEALLAYLDSDNPKYRELAAEAFGSVQDSMAIPKLGVVLNDDNAKVRKAAAYALGQTYDSSSVKLLAQALSGEDSVMVKNELLEALGKVVTQPQIELLYKRPIDDDIKQGLAWGLYRAGLRSVHDGVTTEWAVNLLDSGNSYLTRLGAAHYLARTQGLDLNKYKKTIVSAFTRDQSENVKMALAAALKNITTKDVVELLSKEIIGDNDYRVKVNALRVLYNYDYEDIKVALYNGLTDKNVNVAITAADLIYEKADSSDEVYITEAALKAANWRVKATLLGTALKITDSKSDIFRQIKEQYESSDNPYFKAALLTALSDYLKGYEYIITKTFAAEHPAISTAGMEALASLRMQPSFPDELKPAFADIFKQAMETGDIAMVAITSTLFSDTTYHFKEEYDSINFLYTAKSKLSLPKDNEALQVLNKTIAYFEGKDEVPVTVNEFNHPIDWDLIKDLPQNQEVLVKTDKGDITMRFLVNEAPGSVANFVQLAKSGYFNGKNFHRVVPNFVVQGGCNRGDGYGGENYSIRSEMANLRYQEGSVGMASAGKDTEGTQWFITHSPTPHLDGRYTIFAQVTDGMEVVHQVEVGTVIQSVEVIGSKQK
- a CDS encoding CNNM domain-containing protein, whose protein sequence is MGLLIIYLLLAILISFLCSVLEAVLLSITPSYIASLKEKGKYALSEKLGKMKDEIDKPLAAILSFNTIAHTVGAAGVGAQAAIVFGDEYLGVVSAVLTILILIFSEIIPKTIGANYWKSLGRFTASTLKVLIFLMYPLVLLSQGITKLLSNDEVKSSISRDEVSAMADIGHKEGIFQEMESRMLKNMVRFRNITAEDIMTPRTVMIMVRESHTILNLYKNKDFSKFSRIPVFSENRDDITGYVHKNDVLTEMAEDNHEKKLYEIKRDITMISKDIRLPVLLDQFLESKEHIALATDRYGGVSGLLTMEDVMETLLGEEIMDEYDNVEDMQEYARIRWKKKGHETRHN